One genomic region from Thermoleptolyngbya sichuanensis A183 encodes:
- a CDS encoding tetratricopeptide repeat protein has translation MNRIKLFRAMLFVATLILALSFPVHGTGAGTAIAHTEHLIQEPIAIAPPSPTAPLFDNLGNHHHPVSTRNPLAQRYFDQGLILAYGFNHAEALRSFQQAAELDPTCALCYWGMAYVLGPNINAAMEDSDVPTAWAAIQKAVQLGGNASDRERAYIHALATRYAPEPVEDRTELNRAYANAMRDVAQRYPNDPDAGTLFAEALMDTTPWDYWDESGNPTDAGAEIIATLESVLERFPNHVGALHLYIHAVEAQRPELAADVADRLRDLNIQTSHLLHMPAHIYLRVGRYHDAVVANQQATANDREYTQAHHPDGIFRIAYMPHNHHFLWYAAMMAGQRREAVEAARNTAHLVERSLWKEPGYGTLQHYAVIPLYTYVKFGLWDDILAEPKPEADLVYPTGVWHFARGMALAAKGEGQAAAQELKALKAIAADPALDGVTIWDINSTADLLKIGVEVLSGELAAKRGDVYGAIAHLEAGVALQDQLNYDEPAPWYSPVRQNLGAMLLQAGRPAEAEQVFRDDLAIYPNNGWSLYGLAQSLEAQGKTDEARQARAQFRSAWQHADVTLTAARF, from the coding sequence ATGAACCGGATCAAACTCTTTCGCGCCATGCTGTTTGTTGCAACGCTCATTCTTGCACTGAGCTTTCCTGTCCACGGAACGGGTGCAGGAACGGCGATCGCCCATACAGAACACCTCATCCAGGAACCAATCGCAATCGCCCCCCCATCCCCCACGGCTCCCCTATTTGACAATTTGGGCAATCACCATCATCCCGTGTCTACCCGCAATCCCCTGGCACAGCGCTATTTTGACCAGGGACTCATTCTGGCCTACGGATTCAACCATGCCGAGGCGCTGCGATCCTTTCAGCAGGCTGCCGAACTCGACCCCACCTGCGCCCTCTGCTACTGGGGCATGGCCTACGTGCTGGGGCCCAATATCAACGCCGCGATGGAAGATAGCGACGTGCCGACGGCCTGGGCGGCTATTCAAAAAGCCGTGCAACTGGGGGGCAATGCGAGCGATCGCGAACGCGCCTATATCCACGCCCTCGCCACCCGCTATGCGCCAGAACCCGTAGAAGACCGCACCGAACTCAACCGGGCCTATGCCAACGCCATGCGCGATGTGGCGCAGCGCTATCCCAATGACCCAGACGCGGGCACGCTGTTTGCCGAAGCGCTGATGGACACGACTCCCTGGGACTATTGGGACGAGTCGGGCAATCCCACCGATGCAGGCGCAGAAATTATCGCCACGCTGGAATCGGTGCTGGAGCGGTTCCCCAACCACGTCGGCGCATTGCACCTCTACATTCACGCAGTGGAGGCGCAGCGGCCAGAACTGGCAGCCGACGTAGCAGATCGCCTGCGGGATTTGAATATCCAAACCAGCCACCTGCTCCACATGCCTGCTCACATCTACCTGCGGGTGGGGCGCTATCACGATGCGGTGGTGGCCAATCAGCAGGCTACTGCCAACGACCGGGAATATACCCAGGCGCATCACCCCGACGGCATTTTCCGCATTGCCTACATGCCACACAATCACCATTTCCTCTGGTATGCGGCGATGATGGCTGGTCAGCGGCGAGAGGCGGTGGAGGCGGCGCGAAACACGGCCCATCTAGTGGAGCGATCGCTCTGGAAAGAACCGGGTTACGGTACGCTGCAACACTACGCCGTGATTCCGCTCTATACCTACGTCAAGTTTGGCCTGTGGGATGACATTCTGGCAGAACCCAAGCCAGAGGCGGATCTGGTCTATCCAACGGGCGTGTGGCACTTTGCACGAGGCATGGCGCTGGCCGCGAAGGGCGAGGGGCAAGCAGCCGCGCAAGAACTGAAAGCACTGAAGGCGATCGCCGCTGACCCAGCCCTGGACGGGGTGACCATTTGGGACATCAACTCGACGGCAGATTTGCTGAAGATTGGCGTGGAGGTGCTGTCGGGCGAACTGGCCGCCAAGCGGGGCGATGTTTACGGGGCGATCGCCCATCTAGAAGCGGGCGTGGCGCTACAAGACCAGCTCAACTATGACGAACCCGCGCCCTGGTATTCGCCCGTGCGCCAAAACCTGGGAGCGATGCTACTGCAAGCGGGCCGCCCTGCGGAGGCAGAGCAGGTGTTCCGCGATGACCTGGCGATTTATCCCAACAACGGCTGGTCGCTCTATGGCCTGGCGCAAAGCCTGGAGGCTCAGGGCAAAACAGACGAAGCCCGACAGGCCCGCGCCCAGTTTCGCTCGGCATGGCAACACGCTGATGTGACGCTGACCGCTGCCCGGTTCTAG
- a CDS encoding serine O-acetyltransferase — translation MDEFRNEFRDAELTIAQPDWSREQLKRWWDPGRQLLRSIRRYQTWKRRGGLLGLLGSKVAVLHYRFWSVVSASEIHLTCKLGGGLLLTHPNGVIIHPDAEVGANCLILQQVTLVAGVKVGNGVDIGAGAKIIRPVTIGDRARIGANAVVTKDIRPGATVVGIPAREIKSSNLIGATR, via the coding sequence ATGGACGAATTCAGGAACGAATTCAGGGATGCAGAGTTAACCATTGCCCAGCCCGACTGGAGTCGAGAGCAGCTAAAACGCTGGTGGGACCCCGGTCGGCAGCTTTTGCGCTCTATTCGTCGCTATCAAACCTGGAAGCGACGCGGTGGATTGCTGGGGCTATTGGGCAGCAAGGTCGCTGTGCTGCACTACCGCTTTTGGAGCGTGGTGTCTGCTTCGGAAATTCACCTCACCTGCAAGCTGGGTGGTGGGCTGCTGCTGACGCATCCCAACGGCGTGATTATTCATCCCGATGCAGAGGTGGGTGCAAACTGCCTGATTTTGCAGCAAGTGACGCTGGTGGCAGGGGTGAAGGTGGGCAACGGGGTGGATATTGGCGCGGGCGCAAAGATTATCCGGCCGGTGACGATTGGCGATCGCGCTCGCATCGGAGCCAATGCCGTAGTCACGAAAGACATTCGCCCCGGTGCGACGGTAGTGGGCATTCCCGCCAGAGAAATCAAGTCCTCCAACCTGATCGGCGCAACCCGTTAG